Within the Govania unica genome, the region AGTGGGCCGAGCCTTGCCCTGGCACCCCCGGCGGTGCGCGCGGGGCTTGAGGCGGCCCAGATCAAGGCGGACCCCATGGATACCGGGGCGGCGGCCCGGACCTATAACGTGCTGCTGCTGGAAGATCGCCGGGTGGCCGTGCTGCTGATCGCGGTTCCCTGAGGGCTGATGTTTCTTGGCTCAGCTACCATAAGCTGGACACAGTAAAAAGCCGGAGCTTTTGAAGCTCCGGCTTTTCTCGTGAATCGGTGTTGGCTTAATAGAAGCTGTTCTGCTGAGATACCATCGAGAACAACATCGGGATCGACAGCATGGTGTTGAAGCGCGAGGCCAGCATGGCCATGCGGCCCGCTTTGGGTTTGCGCTCAGCCGCGGCTTCGACGATGCCGAGGGCGATTTTCTGGTTCGGCCAGATGATGAACCAGACGTTGAAGGCCATGATCAGGCCAAGCCACATGCCAATGCCGATTACCGGTTGCTTGAGCAGCAGGGCGTCGACGAGATAGCCATTTCTTTGTGCGAGCGCGAGACCGAAAATCACGGTGGCGAGGGCCGCCCAACGGAACCAGAACAGCGCGGCCGGTGCAATGACCTTGCTGACCGCTGGTTTCTGGTCATCGGGGATCTTCGGCATGCTCGGGATCTGCACGAAATTGAAATACCACAGCAACCCGATCCACATCACGCCCGAGAGCACATGCAAATAACGAATGAAAAACAGTTCAAATGCAGACATATCCATGGCGACGCCCCCCCTAGTGAGCCAATTGATTTGTAGTATCGCCAGCGGCATCGACCGCCGGAGGCAGCTCGGACGCCGATTTGGTCAACCTATCGGTGGCGAACACCATGATGACGGTAAGCACCACGCCTGCCACTATGGTGAGCGGCAGCGATTGCAGGATCTTTGACATTGTACAAGCCCCACTTTATGTCGGTCCCGGAGTTGTCTGTATTGCCCTCCCCTAAGGACCGTCCGGTTAAACGCGGTGAGGATAGCACAGAGTTTTGATGACATGCAAAAATCGTTGACCATCCGGAGCCAAAGCTTGCGGCAGTGCAGTGGGTTGGGCAGTGGGTTGGGTGAAGGTGGAGGAATGACTGTGGACCAGACATTGGCGGATCGGCTGCGCGAGGAGGACAGGGACCGCTATCTTACGGCTTTGTTCGCACCGGCCGGATTGCGCCCGGCGCTTCATGCCCTTTATGGCTTCAATCTGGACATCGCCCGCATTGCCGTGCTGGTGTCCGAGCCGATGATTGGGGAAATTCGTCTGGCTTGGTGGCGGGAGGCCATCGAGGGGATTTACACCGGCAGCGTCCGTCATCATGAGGTGATCGAGGCCCTCGCGCCGGTGATCGCCCGCCATGATCTGCCGCAGGCGGCGTTTGAGCGCATGATCGACGCCCGCACGGCTGAATTGGAGGCGGTGCCTTTCGCCAGTCTGGCCGAGCTTGAGGAATATGCCGGAGCGAGCGCTGCGCCGCTGATGGATCTCGCTGCTCGGGTGTTGGGTTGGCAGGCTCCGGAGACTTTGGTGACGGCGGCGGGGGCCACATGGGCGCTCGCCGGGAATTTACGCGCGGTCGGGTTCCATGCCGGGTCGGGGAAGGTGATGCTACCGCGTGATCTGTTGCTGGCCCATGGCATCGATGCCCATGACCTTGTGGAAGGCCGCGCCGGTGCCGATGTGCGGGCCGTGGTGAAGCTGGTGGCGGACCGGGCGGAGGAGCTGCTACGGGCCTTCCGGGCCGAGGCACGGACGATTCCACCAGCAGCCCGCCCGGCTTTCCTGCCAGTGGCGCTGGCCGCAGCGGATTTGAGGACCTTGGCGGCAGTGGAGTACGACCCCTTCGCCCCCGCCCTCACAGCCCCCCGCCCAACGCGGCTCGCGGGCTTGATGTGGCGTGGGCTTCGGGGCTGGTGAAGATGCCTCCTCCGTCATCGCGAGCCGCGCAAGCGGCGTGGCGATCCAGTCTTCGGGGTGGCCGGACTGGATTGCTTCGGCTCCGCCTCGCAATGACAGCTGGGGGTCAGTTCTGTGATTGTTCGTCCAGGTCCGCTACACGGCCGAGCCAGCGGTCGGAATCGCGGAGGGCGCGGGTGGCCATGTCCTGTTTGCGGTTGCCTTTGTTGCGGCGGCCGCCTTTGAGCGGCACTTCGAAGGGCGGGAACAGGCCGAAATTGATGTTCATGGGCTGGAAGGTTTCGGCGTTCGCCCCGCCGGTGATGTGGTTGAGGAGCGCGCCGAGCGCCGTCGTGGGCGGCGGCGGGGTGATGGCAAGGCCGAGCCGCTCGGCGGCGGCGAAGCGGCCGGCCAGCAAGCCGATGGCGGCGCTTTCTACATAGCCTTCAACCCCGGTGATCTGTCCGGCGAAGCGGAGGCGCGGATCGACCTTGAGCCGGAGCGCGCCATCCAGCAGTTTCGGGCTGTTGATGAAGGTGTTGCGATGCAGGCCGCCGAGACGCGCGAATTCGGCGTTCTGCAGGCCGGGGATCATGCGGAAAATTTCGCTCTGGGCGGCGTATTTCAGCTTGGTCTGGAAGCCGACGATGTTCCACAGGGTGCCGAGCGCATTGTCCTGACGCAACTGCACCACCGCATAGGGGCGGTTGGGGTCGTTCGGGTTGGTGAGCCCGACCGGCTTCATGGGTCCGAATCTGAGTGTCTCGGGGCCGCGTTCGGCCATCACTTCGATGGGCAGGCAGCCGTTGAAATAGGGGGTGTTTTCCTCCCATTCCTTGAAGCTCGTTTTGTCTCCGGCCAGCAAGGCATCGATGAAGGCCCCATACTGCGCCTTGTCCATGGCGCAGTTGATGTAATCCTTGCCGTCGCCCTTGTCATAGCGCGACTGGAACCAGGCTTGCTCGAAATCGATCGACTCGCGGTAGACAATGGGGGCGATGGCGTCGAAAAAGGCCAGGCTGTCTTCGCCGGTGAGCGTGAGGATGGCCTCCGACAGCGCCGGGGAGGTCAGCGGGCCGGTGGCGATGATCACGCTGTCCCAATCGGCGGGCGGTATGCCCTCGACCTCTTCGCGCTTCAGGGTGATGAGCGGGTGGGCCTCAAGAGCCGCGGTGACGGCGGCTGAAAAACCGTCGCGGTCGACGGCCAGGGCCCCGCCCGCAGGCACTTTGTGGATGTCGGCCGAGCGCATGATCAGCGAGCCTGCGCGGCGCAGTTCCTCATGAAGGACGCCGACGGCGTTTGACGTGGCGTCGTCCGAACGCAGACTGTTGGAGCACACCAGTTCGGCGCAATCGCCGGTATGATGGGCATCCGTCGCGCGGACGGGGCGCATTTCATGAAGAATGACGGGTACGCCAGCTTCTGCCGCAGCCCAGGCCGCGTCCGAACCAGCAAGCCCGCCGCCTATGATATGGATCGGGATCATGCTCATGGCGTTCTTTTAGCCCCTGAACGCGGGAATGCAAAGCCCAGAGTAACAGGGAGAGTGAGCCCGACCTTTCTGGCATGAGAGCAATGCGAAATGGAGTGTTGTTTGCAGAGAAGCGGATCGCTATTGTGCGACCCGCTCTCCAATTCTGGCCGTATTACTGGTGTTTTCCATATGACCGCCGATCTCGACAGCACGAAAAAGCATCCCGGTTTCTGGACTGTTGTCCGTCAGCCTGACATCCTCAAGCAATCTTCGAAGGTCGGTTCCGTGGTTGGCACCATGGTGGTCGCCATCAATCATGGCGACATCATTCTGGCTGGATTGATTCCGGCGGTGTGGAAGCTGGTGCTTTGTTATTGCGTGCCATTCGGGGTTTCGAGTTATTCCTCGGCCAAATTCCGGCTGGCGGCGGCACGCGGCAAGTAACGCTGTCTGTTATTTTTCGTAGCCAACGACCCTGAGCACGCTCATCTTGCCGTCGCGGACTTCGGCATAAGCGAAGCATTCGCTGAGTTTTTCTGTGCCGTCGGCGCGCTTTGCCTGTTCATGACAATGCACGAAGGCGCGGTCGGTGGTGGCGAAGTCGTCATCCACCGGCAATACCATCTG harbors:
- a CDS encoding urate hydroxylase PuuD, coding for MDMSAFELFFIRYLHVLSGVMWIGLLWYFNFVQIPSMPKIPDDQKPAVSKVIAPAALFWFRWAALATVIFGLALAQRNGYLVDALLLKQPVIGIGMWLGLIMAFNVWFIIWPNQKIALGIVEAAAERKPKAGRMAMLASRFNTMLSIPMLFSMVSQQNSFY
- a CDS encoding phytoene/squalene synthase family protein — its product is MTVDQTLADRLREEDRDRYLTALFAPAGLRPALHALYGFNLDIARIAVLVSEPMIGEIRLAWWREAIEGIYTGSVRHHEVIEALAPVIARHDLPQAAFERMIDARTAELEAVPFASLAELEEYAGASAAPLMDLAARVLGWQAPETLVTAAGATWALAGNLRAVGFHAGSGKVMLPRDLLLAHGIDAHDLVEGRAGADVRAVVKLVADRAEELLRAFRAEARTIPPAARPAFLPVALAAADLRTLAAVEYDPFAPALTAPRPTRLAGLMWRGLRGW
- the trmFO gene encoding methylenetetrahydrofolate--tRNA-(uracil(54)-C(5))-methyltransferase (FADH(2)-oxidizing) TrmFO, with amino-acid sequence MSMIPIHIIGGGLAGSDAAWAAAEAGVPVILHEMRPVRATDAHHTGDCAELVCSNSLRSDDATSNAVGVLHEELRRAGSLIMRSADIHKVPAGGALAVDRDGFSAAVTAALEAHPLITLKREEVEGIPPADWDSVIIATGPLTSPALSEAILTLTGEDSLAFFDAIAPIVYRESIDFEQAWFQSRYDKGDGKDYINCAMDKAQYGAFIDALLAGDKTSFKEWEENTPYFNGCLPIEVMAERGPETLRFGPMKPVGLTNPNDPNRPYAVVQLRQDNALGTLWNIVGFQTKLKYAAQSEIFRMIPGLQNAEFARLGGLHRNTFINSPKLLDGALRLKVDPRLRFAGQITGVEGYVESAAIGLLAGRFAAAERLGLAITPPPPTTALGALLNHITGGANAETFQPMNINFGLFPPFEVPLKGGRRNKGNRKQDMATRALRDSDRWLGRVADLDEQSQN
- the nrtS gene encoding nitrate/nitrite transporter NrtS codes for the protein MTADLDSTKKHPGFWTVVRQPDILKQSSKVGSVVGTMVVAINHGDIILAGLIPAVWKLVLCYCVPFGVSSYSSAKFRLAAARGK